The window TGTACCTTTCACTAACACATGCATTAGGATCCTTCCCTCTACACTGTTCCTTGTCATGATGGCACTCGAGGTCATCGAGTGGGCAACATTGAATTAAACATTGTCACCTCAGCTGAGGGACCATCATGAGACACGAgattgctttttcttttctttcttacccatcctctgcttcctcttctctttgcttttttactGAGATATATACCTATAATTTGGCGTTTAGGGTACGGACTGGCGAGGTAGAAGCgacattttttttctaatatAGATTGGTATGGACGAGCGATGTTCGATTATGCATCAACCAAATTGTATTACTATGGCAGAAATTAGTGGATTGGTTCGGTTATTCGGATTGGAGAAGACTTATACACGAGAGGCTGGCAGGTTATTGTCTGTGCAACAAGTTTtgtatttttaaaaagtaagaaGAGATGCCCTCGTAAGCTTGAGGCCATGACAGAAACCTCGCGTGCTGAATAGCGCTTTACAGAATGGGGCTAGGATTGTTTCTGCCCGGAAAGAAtaacaatttttttttttttttttggctttcaCTGCTTCTATTTGCTTCAACTGTCATGGGAATGATGATGCCTATAAATGAGGATTTACTCCTTTATGGATAACTAGTTGGGATGAATACAAAtactctttttctttccctcaTATACTATCAATGTTTGTTATGCCCATTTTGGATGCCAAGCCGCGCCTCTAATAACAAATAAAAACATATAAAATACAACCTTGACAAAACACCCTCATGCCAACCAGCCTACCTATCAAGCACCTCCGTTAAGCAGCGGCGCATCCGCCGTCAACTCCCAATCCCTCACCGTGCCCTTCCAATCGCTAATCCTCACATTCCGGATATCGACCACAATGACACGCACCTCCTCCCCAGCCACGAAATGCCCGCTCGGATCATTCTCGCCGCGGTTGCTGTTATCCGGGGTGTTGGACACCGGCTGGAACAGCGGCgtgccctcctcctcaaaaGTGTTGTTCTCGAGGTGCTGCGCGACGTAAAACTTTTCCTCCTCGGAGCCGATGGGGGCTATCCGCGCGGCGCCTCCTATCGTTGCGCTGATGCTGGACACGGCCGAGGTGTTTaggttgaggaggagggtggCGAGGCTGGAGCGGGTTTCGGGGGTGGGGGAGCCGCCGGACATGCGACGGCCTTGGGTTGGAGGGCGGTGGGAGACCCCTTGTGAAGAATTCATTGTCAGTAAATGGGAGGGGGTCGTATATAGTGTGTGCTTGGAAGAGAGCCTTACAGTCGTGAACGAGGAGAGAAACGTTTGGGTTGGCAATGATGTTGGTCGTCTTGCGAGAGGCCGGGTTGGTGGtcatgatgatgacgggAGAGTCGGAGTAGGGCGACGAGGGCAGGTAGGTGTAGTTCATGAGGGACACGTTGGGCACGTTATCCGTGCACGTGGCCAGGTGAAGCTATTCGCAGAACGTGGTCAGCCTCCATTCCCTCAATGGTAGTTGCGATTGGGGGCTCGTACAAATCGGGCATTCTCGAGGCATTGAACCACCTCGGTGGGCAAAGTGCTCGTCTGGCGCTTGTGCGTGTCGCCCT is drawn from Trichoderma atroviride chromosome 7, complete sequence and contains these coding sequences:
- a CDS encoding uncharacterized protein (EggNog:ENOG41), with product MDKIPLNYEASEGDTHKRQTSTLPTEVVQCLENARFLHLATCTDNVPNVSLMNYTYLPSSPYSDSPVIIMTTNPASRKTTNIIANPNVSLLVHDWVSHRPPTQGRRMSGGSPTPETRSSLATLLLNLNTSAVSSISATIGGAARIAPIGSEEEKFYVAQHLENNTFEEEGTPLFQPVSNTPDNSNRGENDPSGHFVAGEEVRVIVVDIRNVRISDWKGTVRDWELTADAPLLNGGA